A single region of the Novosphingobium sp. SL115 genome encodes:
- a CDS encoding MarR family winged helix-turn-helix transcriptional regulator, with amino-acid sequence MNAPPPQEPAPKAPQNADTGITLSGEVALLVDLLKLGTFIGTPMREGVAEPMGLTNTDLRIVLALGGEGELAGHELSDIMGVPPMNVSRAIAALTQRGLVEPGQDKSNRRRKPVRLTGAGQQLFAQTIPSMSRVGNDLFKGVPQRDRDAFRRVAAAVLARIGKLPA; translated from the coding sequence ATGAACGCCCCGCCCCCGCAAGAACCGGCCCCGAAAGCCCCGCAAAACGCCGATACCGGCATCACCCTTTCGGGCGAGGTCGCCCTGCTGGTCGACCTGTTGAAGCTGGGCACGTTCATTGGCACGCCCATGCGCGAAGGCGTGGCCGAACCCATGGGGCTGACCAACACCGATTTGCGCATCGTGCTGGCGCTGGGCGGTGAAGGTGAACTCGCCGGGCACGAACTGTCTGACATCATGGGCGTTCCCCCGATGAACGTCAGCCGCGCGATTGCTGCGCTGACCCAGCGCGGACTGGTCGAACCGGGGCAGGACAAGTCCAACCGCCGCCGCAAACCGGTGCGACTGACCGGCGCGGGACAGCAGCTTTTTGCCCAGACAATCCCGTCCATGTCCCGCGTCGGCAACGACCTGTTCAAGGGTGTGCCGCAGCGGGACCGGGATGCCTTTCGCCGCGTGGCCGCAGCAGTGTTGGCGCGCATCGGAAAGCTACCCGCCTAG
- a CDS encoding nuclear transport factor 2 family protein, whose protein sequence is MSDAETRLAALEARVTELEDINAIRRLQWAYGYYIDYNRPEEVAGLFARDGAVVFLSGEYRGYEGVIRLYGTWFQNLFTGGRRGPVHGLLLDHFQLQDVITIAPDGQTATGRFRGILAGGWHDEIMDAKPEGMPQQFWESGIYENDYVKEDGIWKIKRLDYMMQWQADYADGWAKTTAHLQPAAVCFPENPIGPDVILPEKEVRQTWPHRQEVPMSFAHPVLAHAFAVGDFTKLQKKWP, encoded by the coding sequence ATGAGTGATGCGGAAACCCGTCTGGCCGCGCTGGAAGCGCGCGTGACCGAACTGGAAGACATCAACGCCATCCGCCGCTTGCAGTGGGCCTATGGTTATTACATCGATTACAACCGCCCCGAAGAGGTGGCCGGGCTGTTTGCCAGGGACGGGGCGGTAGTGTTCCTGTCGGGCGAATATCGCGGATATGAAGGCGTGATCCGGCTTTACGGCACATGGTTCCAGAACCTGTTCACTGGCGGTCGCCGTGGCCCGGTGCATGGGCTTCTGCTCGATCATTTCCAGTTGCAGGATGTCATCACCATCGCGCCCGATGGACAGACCGCTACGGGACGATTCCGGGGCATTCTGGCCGGTGGCTGGCATGACGAGATCATGGATGCCAAGCCCGAAGGAATGCCGCAGCAATTCTGGGAATCGGGCATCTATGAGAACGATTACGTCAAGGAAGATGGCATCTGGAAAATCAAGCGGCTGGATTACATGATGCAGTGGCAGGCCGATTATGCCGATGGCTGGGCCAAGACCACCGCGCACCTGCAACCCGCCGCCGTGTGCTTCCCTGAAAACCCCATCGGCCCGGACGTGATTCTGCCCGAAAAGGAAGTGCGCCAGACCTGGCCGCACCGTCAGGAAGTGCCGATGAGCTTTGCCCATCCGGTGCTGGCGCACGCCTTTGCAGTGGGCGATTTCACCAAATTGCAGAAGAAGTGGCCCTAG
- a CDS encoding dienelactone hydrolase family protein, which translates to MCDELTEAENAAWLGGKALNRREFATVGAGAAALTVLPGCSFAAEGATASRNVVIDTPDGKADAFFVYPKKGSHAAVIMWPDIAGLRDAYKTMGTTLAEAGYAVLVVNQYYRSSPAPILGSLMEWRTPPGQEKLKPMIAAITPAGTVSDAGAFVKWLDMQAEVDTKKKIGSCGYCMGGPFTVRTAFANPDRVGAAASFHGGGLVGDAPESPNNLLAKTKAAYLIAIAQNDDERAPDDKVKFRAAADAAGRFAEIEVYPAQHGWCTLDAPVYDKVQADRAWARMLALFKANL; encoded by the coding sequence ATGTGCGATGAACTGACCGAAGCCGAAAACGCCGCATGGCTGGGCGGCAAAGCCCTCAACCGGCGCGAATTTGCCACTGTGGGCGCAGGTGCCGCGGCGCTGACCGTGCTGCCCGGATGCAGCTTTGCCGCAGAAGGTGCCACGGCCAGCCGCAATGTCGTGATCGACACGCCTGATGGCAAGGCGGACGCCTTTTTCGTTTACCCCAAGAAGGGCAGCCATGCCGCCGTGATCATGTGGCCCGATATCGCGGGCCTGCGCGATGCCTACAAGACGATGGGCACCACGCTTGCCGAAGCGGGCTATGCCGTGCTGGTGGTGAACCAGTATTACCGCTCAAGCCCCGCGCCGATCCTCGGCTCGCTGATGGAATGGCGGACGCCGCCGGGGCAGGAAAAGCTGAAACCCATGATCGCCGCGATCACGCCTGCGGGCACCGTGTCCGATGCCGGTGCTTTCGTGAAATGGCTCGACATGCAGGCCGAGGTCGACACCAAGAAGAAGATCGGTTCGTGCGGCTATTGCATGGGCGGCCCCTTCACCGTGCGCACCGCCTTTGCCAACCCGGACCGCGTGGGCGCAGCAGCCTCGTTCCACGGCGGTGGCCTTGTGGGCGACGCGCCCGAAAGCCCGAACAACCTGCTGGCCAAGACCAAGGCCGCCTACCTCATCGCCATCGCCCAGAACGACGATGAACGCGCGCCGGACGACAAGGTGAAGTTCCGTGCGGCTGCAGATGCAGCAGGGCGGTTTGCCGAGATTGAGGTTTACCCGGCGCAGCATGGCTGGTGCACGCTGGATGCGCCGGTATATGACAAGGTGCAGGCTGACCGCGCGTGGGCGCGGATGCTGGCGCTGTTCAAAGCGAATTTGTAA
- a CDS encoding DMT family transporter has translation MAWLILFLAGLFEIVWAFAMKQSDGFTRPVPTMIMVIAMLLSFGLLAWSMRVLPLGTAYTIWTGIGAVGAFIVGVAFLGEPLGPLRALAAVLIVSGLVMMKLATPA, from the coding sequence ATGGCGTGGTTGATTCTTTTTCTTGCCGGACTGTTCGAGATCGTCTGGGCCTTTGCCATGAAGCAATCCGATGGCTTCACCCGGCCCGTGCCGACCATGATTATGGTCATCGCCATGTTGCTCAGTTTTGGTTTGCTGGCGTGGTCGATGCGTGTTCTGCCGCTTGGAACGGCCTATACCATATGGACCGGGATCGGCGCGGTGGGCGCGTTTATCGTGGGGGTGGCATTTTTGGGTGAGCCGCTGGGACCGCTGCGGGCGCTCGCAGCGGTCCTGATTGTCAGCGGACTTGTGATGATGAAACTGGCAACGCCGGCCTGA
- a CDS encoding SDR family oxidoreductase has protein sequence MSKIVITGASGNYGRGVTDRLIAKGRAADLILITRKPEKLAGRAAQGCTVRYGDFDKPETLAAAVQGAQRMLLISGTRVGARVVQHKAAIDAAAAGGVKHIVYTSFIGIDDPANPAEVRHDHIETEALMKASGCAWTCLRDAHYADAMILMAGPGVMQSGKWFSNGGDGREAMVWRDDCIESAVAVLTGAGHENQTYNITGPELQTFAEVTAMMAEITGKPLEYVSLDDEGQYAMFDAMGIPRRPVDDLDVAGIPWNSDDMVTFGQAIREGFLELCTDDVERLTGRKARSVRQMIEENAEMLRGACSASDC, from the coding sequence ATGAGCAAGATCGTCATCACCGGAGCATCCGGCAACTATGGACGAGGCGTAACCGACCGCCTGATCGCCAAGGGCCGCGCCGCCGACCTTATCCTGATCACGCGCAAGCCGGAAAAGCTGGCAGGCCGTGCCGCGCAGGGCTGCACCGTGCGCTATGGCGATTTCGACAAGCCGGAAACCCTGGCCGCAGCCGTGCAGGGCGCGCAACGGATGCTGCTGATCTCCGGCACCCGCGTCGGCGCGCGGGTAGTGCAGCACAAGGCGGCAATCGATGCCGCGGCGGCAGGCGGCGTGAAGCACATCGTCTACACCAGCTTCATCGGCATAGACGATCCCGCCAACCCCGCCGAAGTGCGGCACGATCATATCGAAACCGAAGCCCTGATGAAGGCCAGCGGCTGCGCGTGGACCTGCTTGCGCGATGCCCACTATGCCGATGCCATGATCCTGATGGCCGGGCCGGGCGTGATGCAAAGCGGCAAGTGGTTTTCCAATGGCGGCGACGGGCGCGAGGCGATGGTCTGGCGCGATGACTGCATCGAAAGCGCGGTGGCCGTGCTGACCGGCGCGGGCCACGAGAACCAGACCTACAACATCACCGGGCCAGAGCTTCAGACTTTCGCTGAAGTGACCGCGATGATGGCGGAAATTACCGGCAAGCCGCTGGAATACGTGTCGCTGGACGACGAGGGCCAATACGCGATGTTCGACGCCATGGGCATCCCCCGTCGCCCGGTGGATGATCTGGACGTCGCGGGCATCCCGTGGAACAGCGATGACATGGTGACCTTCGGTCAGGCCATCCGCGAAGGTTTTCTGGAGCTTTGCACCGACGATGTGGAGCGTCTGACCGGACGCAAGGCGCGTTCTGTACGCCAGATGATCGAAGAGAATGCGGAGATGCTGCGAGGGGCTTGTTCTGCTTCAGACTGTTGA
- a CDS encoding carotenoid oxygenase family protein has translation MGAYPQTIYFTGANAPVGQEVDLRGLKVEGDLPAEVRGSFYRAVPDPAFPPMFETDHTLSGDGMISRLSFNDDGTADFLLKFVETARYKAEKAAGKALFGKYRNPFTDDASVAGVDRTVANTTPVWHAGRMLMAKEDGRPYRVDPTTLETLGSYDFGGALKSETMTAHVRIDAETGELFFYGYEADGQASTKVAYCIVGPDGALKSEQWFDAPYCAMMHDFTISQNYALFPIYPTTADLDRLKAGGEHWHHEPELESWLGVMPRYGDISEIKWFKGPKGCHSYHMMNAWEDAEGMLHFDACLNNTNAFAFIREPSGIHMDPQDVFGALTRWTVDPRSDGGEVTETIIGPPGDFPVIPAKLQGRPYKTGFMLSMNPQLQGPPLFAGPVGVSFNMLLRLDGMDTPAPQVTNALALPPMAGFNEPVHVPAADPAKDGWLVFIMDQQTGDNQFIHEAWVVDAGNIGAGPVAKVHIPTRLRPQVHGWWVPQAQLDALSA, from the coding sequence ATGGGCGCGTATCCGCAGACGATCTATTTTACCGGGGCCAACGCACCGGTCGGGCAGGAGGTGGACCTGCGCGGGTTGAAGGTGGAAGGCGATCTGCCAGCGGAAGTCCGCGGCAGCTTCTATCGCGCCGTGCCCGATCCCGCGTTCCCGCCGATGTTCGAAACCGACCACACGCTGTCGGGCGACGGGATGATCAGCCGCCTGTCCTTCAACGATGATGGCACGGCGGACTTCCTGCTGAAATTTGTTGAAACCGCGCGCTACAAGGCGGAAAAGGCCGCTGGAAAGGCGCTGTTCGGCAAATACCGCAACCCGTTTACCGATGATGCCAGCGTGGCGGGCGTGGACCGCACCGTGGCCAACACCACGCCGGTCTGGCATGCAGGCCGGATGCTGATGGCCAAGGAGGATGGCCGCCCCTATCGCGTCGATCCCACGACGCTGGAAACGCTCGGCTCCTATGATTTCGGCGGCGCGCTGAAAAGCGAGACGATGACCGCGCATGTGCGCATCGATGCCGAAACGGGCGAACTGTTCTTTTATGGCTATGAGGCGGACGGGCAGGCTTCCACCAAGGTCGCGTACTGCATTGTCGGGCCGGACGGCGCGCTGAAAAGCGAACAGTGGTTCGACGCGCCCTATTGCGCGATGATGCACGATTTCACCATCAGCCAGAACTATGCGCTGTTCCCGATCTACCCAACCACGGCAGACCTCGACCGGCTGAAAGCAGGCGGCGAACACTGGCACCATGAACCGGAACTGGAATCATGGCTGGGCGTCATGCCGCGCTACGGCGACATCAGTGAGATCAAGTGGTTCAAGGGGCCGAAGGGCTGTCATTCCTATCACATGATGAATGCGTGGGAGGATGCCGAGGGCATGCTCCACTTCGACGCCTGCCTGAACAACACCAACGCCTTCGCCTTCATCCGCGAACCTTCGGGCATCCACATGGACCCACAGGATGTGTTCGGCGCACTCACCCGCTGGACGGTCGATCCGCGCAGCGATGGCGGCGAAGTGACCGAAACCATCATCGGCCCTCCCGGCGATTTCCCGGTGATCCCGGCCAAGCTGCAGGGGCGGCCCTACAAGACCGGCTTCATGCTTTCGATGAACCCGCAGTTGCAGGGGCCGCCGCTGTTCGCAGGCCCGGTGGGCGTCAGCTTCAACATGCTGCTCCGGCTTGACGGGATGGACACCCCCGCGCCGCAAGTGACCAATGCACTCGCCTTGCCGCCGATGGCGGGCTTCAACGAGCCGGTGCATGTCCCTGCCGCCGATCCCGCAAAGGACGGCTGGCTGGTGTTCATCATGGACCAGCAGACAGGCGACAACCAGTTCATCCATGAGGCATGGGTGGTGGATGCCGGAAACATTGGCGCGGGGCCGGTGGCCAAGGTCCACATCCCCACGCGCCTGCGCCCGCAAGTCCACGGCTGGTGGGTGCCGCAGGCGCAGCTGGACGCGCTTTCGGCATGA
- a CDS encoding CmcJ/NvfI family oxidoreductase, with translation MESMMEALIAYSGRKFARPIYYANAHERDEVDIAPVAMPMHDARVAGTTIDREGFQIIVHKSAVTDFADREQVARLHMAEIEELVQAQTGADFVHVGAPGLLRFSEKSGKAGTLNNSMPARFAHIDISDATAKAFAERGANGRPFRRCAAYNVWRAISAPPQDVPLAFCDARSIAPADLIEATAVFDEPGKQEWSFEGLVVAHNRAHRWHWFPDMRIDEAVLFKTNDSDPARAHHVPHVAFDLPNCPADAPPRVSIEMRATAYWWA, from the coding sequence ATGGAGAGCATGATGGAAGCGCTGATCGCCTATTCGGGGCGCAAGTTTGCCCGCCCGATCTATTACGCCAACGCGCATGAGCGGGACGAGGTGGATATCGCGCCCGTCGCCATGCCGATGCACGATGCGCGGGTGGCGGGCACGACGATTGACCGCGAGGGCTTTCAGATCATCGTCCACAAAAGCGCCGTGACCGACTTTGCCGACCGAGAACAGGTGGCCCGCCTCCACATGGCCGAAATCGAGGAACTGGTGCAGGCGCAGACCGGGGCGGATTTCGTCCACGTTGGCGCGCCGGGGCTGCTGCGCTTTTCGGAAAAGAGCGGCAAGGCCGGAACGCTCAACAATTCCATGCCCGCGCGCTTTGCCCACATTGATATATCTGACGCGACGGCGAAGGCCTTTGCCGAGCGTGGGGCGAACGGTCGACCTTTCCGGCGCTGTGCCGCCTACAACGTGTGGCGCGCCATATCCGCGCCGCCGCAGGACGTGCCGCTGGCGTTCTGCGATGCGCGCAGCATCGCGCCTGCCGATCTGATCGAAGCGACGGCAGTGTTCGATGAACCGGGCAAGCAGGAATGGTCGTTCGAAGGGTTGGTGGTGGCGCACAACCGGGCACACCGCTGGCACTGGTTCCCCGATATGCGAATCGACGAAGCCGTGCTGTTCAAGACCAATGACAGCGATCCGGCCCGCGCGCACCACGTTCCGCATGTGGCCTTCGACCTGCCGAATTGCCCCGCCGATGCGCCCCCGCGCGTCAGCATTGAAATGCGTGCGACGGCCTATTGGTGGGCTTGA
- a CDS encoding VOC family protein — MQANGLGTVILTRKPRQDADLFVRHLGFAACAELDWFVSLQHPGIPGFFLDLLDADHPSAPQAQRGRAADAVMIALLVDDAKAEATRLGGAGIALIKPLVDEPWGQRRFQIAGPAGTVIEIVQRIPPDPAWLAANMG; from the coding sequence ATGCAAGCGAATGGGCTTGGAACTGTCATCCTGACCCGAAAGCCCCGGCAGGATGCCGACCTGTTCGTCCGTCATCTGGGCTTTGCGGCCTGCGCCGAACTGGATTGGTTTGTCAGTCTTCAGCATCCGGGCATTCCCGGCTTCTTCCTCGATCTGCTGGATGCCGATCATCCTTCCGCGCCTCAGGCACAGCGAGGGAGGGCGGCGGACGCGGTGATGATTGCCTTGCTGGTGGATGATGCCAAAGCAGAAGCTACACGACTTGGCGGTGCGGGCATTGCCCTGATCAAACCACTGGTGGACGAGCCTTGGGGCCAGCGCCGGTTCCAGATCGCGGGGCCAGCGGGGACGGTGATCGAAATCGTCCAGCGTATTCCGCCCGACCCTGCATGGCTGGCCGCCAATATGGGCTGA
- a CDS encoding Gfo/Idh/MocA family oxidoreductase: MRIALAGAGAFGEKHLDGLKNIDGVEITSIISRTGEQAAAVAAKYGAKHSSTELEDALARDDVDAVILCTPTQMHAAQAIACMKAGKHVQVEIPLSDSWADAQEVLRVQEETGKVCMVGHTRRFNPSHQFVHNRIKAGEFNIQQMDVQTYFFRRKNINAKGEARSWTDHLLWHHAAHTVDLFAYQAGKIVKANAVEGPIHPELGIAMDMSIQLKSESGAICTLSLSFNNDGPLGTFFRYIGDTATYIARYDDLVNGKEEPIDVSKVDVSMNGIELQDREFIAAIREGREPNSSVQKVFDCYRVLGELETQLAKG, translated from the coding sequence ATGCGTATCGCATTGGCCGGGGCCGGCGCCTTCGGTGAAAAGCATCTCGACGGCCTGAAGAACATCGACGGCGTTGAAATCACCTCGATCATCAGCCGCACTGGCGAACAGGCCGCAGCCGTGGCCGCCAAATATGGCGCAAAGCATTCGTCCACCGAACTGGAAGACGCACTGGCGCGCGACGACGTGGACGCGGTGATCCTGTGCACGCCCACGCAGATGCACGCTGCACAGGCCATCGCCTGCATGAAGGCGGGCAAGCACGTTCAGGTGGAAATCCCCCTGTCCGATAGCTGGGCTGACGCGCAGGAAGTGCTGCGGGTGCAGGAAGAAACCGGCAAGGTCTGCATGGTCGGCCACACCCGTCGCTTCAACCCCAGCCACCAGTTCGTGCACAACCGGATCAAGGCGGGTGAATTCAACATCCAGCAGATGGATGTGCAGACCTACTTCTTCCGCCGCAAGAACATCAACGCCAAGGGCGAAGCGCGTTCGTGGACCGACCACCTGCTGTGGCACCACGCTGCCCACACGGTTGATCTGTTCGCCTATCAGGCGGGCAAGATCGTCAAGGCCAATGCCGTCGAAGGCCCGATCCACCCGGAACTGGGCATCGCCATGGACATGTCGATCCAGTTGAAGAGCGAAAGCGGCGCGATCTGCACGCTGTCACTGTCGTTCAACAACGACGGGCCATTGGGCACCTTCTTCCGCTACATCGGTGACACTGCCACCTATATCGCGCGCTACGACGATCTGGTGAACGGTAAGGAAGAGCCGATCGACGTGTCGAAGGTCGATGTGTCGATGAACGGCATCGAATTGCAGGACCGCGAATTCATTGCCGCGATCCGCGAAGGCCGTGAACCCAACAGCTCGGTGCAGAAGGTCTTTGACTGCTACCGCGTGCTGGGCGAACTGGAAACCCAGTTGGCCAAGGGCTGA
- a CDS encoding class III extradiol dioxygenase subunit beta, with protein sequence MAKITAGVGSSHVPLLGVAVDQGKWQDDYFGPIFKGYEWTREWEKQEKPDVVILVYNDHASAFDANIIPTFAIGCGEHYKSADEGWGPRPVPDVEGHADLAWHIAQSLILDDFDMTIINEMDVDHGLTVPLSMMFGQPEKWPVKVVPLAVNVVTYPVPSGNRCWALGEAIARAVESFPEDLNVQIWGTGGMSHQLQGPRAGLLNREWDNKFLDLLESDNDDVRHIQHIEYLRETGSEGIEMVMWLIMRGALGKKVKRLNRHYHIPCSNTAIGHIVLEPAD encoded by the coding sequence ATGGCCAAGATTACCGCTGGCGTAGGCTCCAGCCACGTTCCGCTGCTGGGTGTCGCTGTCGATCAGGGCAAGTGGCAGGACGATTATTTCGGCCCGATCTTCAAGGGTTACGAATGGACCCGCGAATGGGAAAAACAGGAAAAGCCCGATGTGGTGATCCTAGTTTATAACGACCACGCATCGGCTTTCGACGCAAACATCATCCCGACGTTCGCCATCGGCTGCGGCGAACATTACAAGAGCGCCGACGAAGGCTGGGGCCCGCGCCCGGTGCCCGACGTTGAAGGCCATGCCGACCTTGCCTGGCACATTGCGCAAAGCCTGATCCTTGATGATTTCGACATGACCATCATCAACGAAATGGACGTGGATCACGGGTTGACCGTGCCGCTTTCGATGATGTTCGGCCAGCCTGAAAAGTGGCCGGTCAAGGTCGTGCCGCTGGCGGTGAACGTGGTGACCTATCCCGTCCCATCGGGCAACCGCTGCTGGGCGCTGGGCGAGGCGATTGCCCGTGCGGTGGAAAGCTTCCCCGAAGACCTCAACGTGCAGATCTGGGGCACCGGCGGTATGAGCCACCAGTTGCAGGGACCGCGCGCGGGCCTGCTGAACCGCGAGTGGGACAACAAGTTCCTGGATCTGCTGGAATCGGACAATGACGATGTGCGCCACATCCAGCACATCGAATATCTGCGCGAAACCGGCAGCGAAGGCATTGAAATGGTGATGTGGCTCATCATGCGCGGCGCGCTGGGCAAGAAGGTCAAGCGCCTCAACCGCCACTACCACATTCCATGCAGCAACACCGCGATCGGGCATATCGTGCTCGAACCCGCAGACTGA
- the ligA gene encoding protocatechuate 4,5-dioxygenase subunit alpha, with amino-acid sequence MTQATPKQNIHEYLAELDDIPGTRVYTAARARKGYWINQFAMSLMKAENRERFKADERAYLDEWKISEDAKQALLKRDYNTLLDLGGNVYFLSKLFSSDGLPFAEAVSTMTDMTWPEYRQMMLDGGRSPEGNRSIKANLAAAGAEANKGAN; translated from the coding sequence GTGACGCAAGCAACGCCCAAGCAGAACATTCACGAATACCTTGCCGAACTGGACGATATTCCCGGCACGCGCGTCTATACCGCAGCGCGCGCCCGCAAGGGGTACTGGATCAACCAGTTCGCGATGAGCCTGATGAAGGCTGAAAATCGTGAACGGTTCAAAGCCGACGAACGCGCCTATCTGGATGAATGGAAGATCAGCGAAGATGCCAAGCAGGCGCTGCTGAAGCGTGACTACAACACGCTGCTGGATCTGGGCGGCAACGTCTATTTCCTGTCAAAGCTGTTCTCGTCCGATGGTCTGCCTTTTGCCGAAGCGGTCAGCACGATGACCGACATGACCTGGCCGGAATACCGCCAGATGATGCTGGATGGCGGCCGTTCGCCCGAAGGCAATCGCTCGATCAAGGCTAACCTCGCCGCCGCAGGCGCCGAGGCCAACAAAGGAGCCAACTGA
- a CDS encoding amidohydrolase family protein, with the protein MTMIIDCHGHYTVLPKAHDEWREKQKAAFKAGTECPAYPDISDDEIRETIESNQLRLLKERGADMTIFSPRASAMAPHVGDQSVAVKWAQVCNDLIARVVGLYPDIFAGVCMLPQSPEADMTSSIAELERCVNDLGFIGCNLNPDPGGGHFKHPPLTDEYWFPFYEKMVELDVPAMIHVSGSCNPAMHATGGYYIAADTIAFMQLLEGDLFSKFPTLRFIIPHGGGAVPYHWGRYRGLADMLKKPGLDTHLMNNVFFDTCVYHQPGVDLLADVIENKNILFGSEMVGAVRGIDPTTGFYFDDTKRYVDALDITDAERHAIFEGNARRVFPRLDAKLKERGL; encoded by the coding sequence ATGACCATGATCATCGACTGCCACGGCCATTACACCGTGCTGCCAAAGGCGCACGACGAATGGCGTGAAAAGCAGAAGGCCGCGTTCAAGGCGGGGACCGAATGCCCCGCCTATCCCGACATTTCGGACGACGAAATCCGCGAAACGATTGAGAGCAACCAGCTTCGCCTGCTGAAAGAGCGCGGCGCGGATATGACGATCTTTTCGCCCCGTGCCAGCGCCATGGCGCCGCATGTGGGCGATCAGTCGGTCGCGGTGAAGTGGGCGCAGGTCTGCAACGATCTGATCGCGCGCGTGGTCGGGCTTTATCCCGATATCTTCGCGGGCGTGTGCATGTTGCCGCAGTCGCCCGAAGCGGACATGACCAGCTCGATTGCCGAGCTGGAACGCTGCGTCAATGACCTGGGCTTCATCGGCTGCAACCTGAACCCCGATCCGGGCGGTGGCCACTTCAAGCATCCGCCGCTGACCGACGAATACTGGTTCCCGTTCTATGAAAAGATGGTGGAGCTGGACGTTCCGGCGATGATCCACGTTTCGGGTTCGTGCAACCCGGCGATGCACGCCACCGGCGGCTATTACATTGCGGCAGACACCATCGCGTTCATGCAGTTGCTGGAAGGCGATCTGTTCAGCAAGTTCCCCACCCTGCGCTTCATCATTCCGCACGGCGGCGGCGCAGTGCCTTATCACTGGGGGCGCTATCGCGGTCTTGCCGACATGCTGAAGAAGCCCGGCCTTGATACGCACCTGATGAACAACGTGTTCTTCGACACCTGCGTCTATCACCAGCCCGGCGTCGATCTGCTGGCCGACGTGATCGAGAACAAGAACATCCTGTTCGGTTCGGAAATGGTCGGCGCGGTGCGCGGCATCGATCCCACCACCGGTTTCTATTTTGACGACACCAAGCGTTACGTCGATGCGCTCGACATCACGGACGCCGAACGCCACGCGATTTTCGAGGGCAACGCGCGCCGCGTGTTCCCGCGCCTCGACGCCAAGCTGAAGGAGAGGGGCCTGTGA
- a CDS encoding NAD(P)-dependent oxidoreductase, with amino-acid sequence MESTIALIGFGEAGSTFAIAAGWKSAALAYDLNPARRKVMEQAGVVACATAECALSDADMVLSLVTADSALPAAQDYAALLKPQAIWCDMNSVAPDTKRAAAKAIAAAGGRYVDVAVLAPVHPARMNVPLLISGEHAAEAEMLLRAAGFTKTRVVGNEIGRASAIKMIRSIMVKGVEALTAEMMLAATKAGVVDEVLSSLDASEKGDSWFTRAEYNVERMTTHGLRRAAEMEESCKTLEGLGIEPMMTSGTVRRQREQAGKTIQFTPERTEVA; translated from the coding sequence ATGGAGAGCACGATTGCCCTGATTGGCTTCGGTGAGGCCGGGTCCACTTTTGCCATCGCTGCGGGCTGGAAGTCCGCCGCGCTGGCCTATGATCTCAACCCCGCGCGTCGCAAGGTGATGGAACAGGCGGGCGTTGTTGCCTGCGCTACCGCCGAATGCGCGCTGTCCGATGCCGATATGGTGCTGTCGCTGGTCACCGCGGATTCCGCGCTGCCCGCCGCGCAGGACTATGCCGCGCTGCTGAAACCGCAGGCGATCTGGTGCGACATGAACTCGGTAGCCCCAGATACAAAGCGCGCGGCGGCAAAAGCGATTGCCGCTGCGGGCGGGCGCTATGTCGACGTGGCGGTGCTGGCCCCGGTCCACCCGGCGCGGATGAACGTGCCGCTGCTGATTTCGGGCGAACACGCGGCTGAGGCGGAGATGTTGTTGCGCGCCGCCGGTTTCACCAAGACCCGCGTTGTGGGCAATGAGATCGGCCGCGCCAGTGCGATAAAGATGATCCGGTCGATCATGGTCAAGGGCGTGGAAGCTTTGACCGCCGAAATGATGCTGGCCGCGACGAAAGCGGGCGTGGTGGACGAAGTGCTGTCCTCGCTCGACGCCAGCGAAAAGGGCGATAGCTGGTTCACCCGCGCCGAATACAATGTGGAACGCATGACCACGCATGGCCTGCGCCGCGCGGCGGAAATGGAAGAAAGCTGCAAAACGCTGGAAGGCCTTGGCATCGAGCCGATGATGACCAGCGGCACCGTGCGCCGCCAGCGTGAGCAGGCGGGCAAGACCATTCAATTTACCCCAGAGAGGACTGAAGTCGCATGA